From the Salvelinus alpinus chromosome 32, SLU_Salpinus.1, whole genome shotgun sequence genome, one window contains:
- the LOC139562720 gene encoding wings apart-like protein homolog, whose protein sequence is MTSRFGKTYSRKGGEANSKFDEVFSNKKATLSTKWGETTYKAQLGSKRPLQKPEVVELLKRPRIEDDDSSEDPFGFDSDDESNPVTSHCVPQSEPAEGEASNTPPATTTVPVDNSRNSTATGKQTLSNEGAEKSSQSLYRSKSDSNQKPIAQSSVTKTVPKDPYVEWSLIGTQRSSTSTSMDPLQEKDSAEAPGFSGDSQSSSSQDGLSAGMKSAQQEAQAEPVDNLPPSPFLLRPSNTRKYIRPKPNKASDVPDASAACDVKLPVAASVPAALKPNSVSAASGSGGANASTTAAKPAGRGRVRDYTVLHPSCLSVCNVTIQDSIERSMDELITSTPPTDLRAVGRLRKKADVPPTKPNRFRTTQSKSKKETKLEFFGFEDKGDQEGEDGADPTAGGSSYKIKYFGFDDLSESDSDEEDGTRVKVKRKAKKAAAAAVAAMAVSVDSPQPSDSQDSQSSSNTDILEFSDDSNLGGSEEQKGRSGKQADTSKEIGRKIFSGPKKSPAKAVYNARHWNQPEPEEIPLPPLACAHTAPASISSGSSKDTNSHKDDGLFKAPPPPPKVIKSVTIPTQPYQDIVTALKCRKEHKELYTVVHNVKHFNDVVEFGENQEFTDDFEYLETGLKSSQPLNTRCLSIISLAARCAMPSFRMHLRARGKVAQVFKMLNDAPLHPNLALCTASLMYILSRDRLNMDLDRASLELMIRLLELEHDHSGHHQDQLTAKEMTKVKEKIRKLCETVHNKHLDLENITSCHLAMETLLSLTSKRAGDWFKEELRLLGGLDHIVDKVKECVQNLSQEDDKEKLVSSLWGAERCLRVLDSVTVQNPENQGYLIAYKDSQLIVSSARGLRYCEDMIQRYSREVKSSLCSSGTALPHCSFSNVGKAVEDCMRAVIGVLLNLTHDNEWGSTKTGEQDRLIITALNCVLRVPRYIPQEQRFDIRVLGLGLLINLVEYSARNRHCLVDMEFTSSTSPECVQGEAGGEETQTPECVQGEAGGEETQTPECVQGEAGGEETQTPEGVQGEAGGEATQAPEGIQGEAGGEETQTPEGIQGEAGGEETQTPEGIQGEAGGEETQTPEGIQGEAGGEETQTPEGIQGEAGGEETQTPEGIQGEAGGEETQTPEGIQGEAGGDETQTPDGIQGEAGGDKTQTPEGIQGEAGGEETQTPEQFLASTDPATAALTEGEAEKKTKGSSSSALAALVQFFLERERAAILAEAQTDDLISEPPKPQDQSGEWQETSGEIQWVAAETNDSENDKEKDTKKDEEDEELDLNKALQHAGKHMEDSIVASYTALLLGCLCQGSQVNVTTVRENLPKGDFSIMTEMLKKFLNFMNLTCAFGTTGHKSISRVIDYLDHC, encoded by the exons ATGACATCCAGATTTGGTAAAACCTACAGCCGTAAGGGAGGGGAGGCCAACTCCAAATTTGACGAGGTCTTCTCCAACAAGAAGGCCACACTGAGCACCAAATGGGGAGAAACCACTTACAAGGCCCAGCTGGGCTCCAAGCGGCCCCTTCAGAAGCCTGAGGTAGTTGAGTTACTCAAGAGGCCCCGCATTGAGGATGACGACAGCTCAGAGGATCCTTTTGGTTTTGACAGCGACGATGAGTCCAATCCTGTCACCTCCCACTGTGTGCCCCAGTCTGAACCAGCTGAAGGTGAGGCCAGTAATACGCCGCCTGCTACAACCACAGTCCCAGTGGATAACAGTAGGAACAGCACAGCTACAG GCAAGCAAACATTgtccaatgagggtgcagaaaaGAGTAGCCAGTCCTTGTACAGAAGTAAATCGGACAGTAACCAGAAGCCTATTGCTCAGTCCTCTGTTACAAAGACTGTGCCCAAGGACCCTTATGTGGAATGGAGCTTAATAGGGACCCAAAGGTCTTCTACCTCCACTAGCATGGACCCTCTCCAGGAAAAAGACTCAGCTGAGGCACCAGGGTTTAGCGGAGACTCACAGTCCTCTTCTTCCCAGGATGGGCTCTCAGCTGGGATGAAAAGTGCTCAACAGGAGGCCCAGGCCGAGCCTGTTGACAACCTTCCCCCCTCCCCGTTCCTCCTCAGGCCCTCCAACACTAGGAAATACATCCGTCCCAAACCCAACAAGGCCTCTGACGTTCCAGATGCTTCTGCTGCTTGCGACGTCAAACTGCCTGTAGCCGCCAGCGTTCCGGCTGCACTGAAGCCCAACAGTGTGTCTGCTGCCAGCGGTAGCGGCGGTGCTAATGCTAGCACGACGGCGGCCAAACCTGCTGGCAGGGGTCGGGTACGGGACTATACGGTGCTGCATCCATCCTGCCTGTCGGTGTGTAACGTCACCATCCAGGACTCCATAGAGCGCAGCATGGACGAGCTCATCACCAGCACACCCCCTACTGACCTGCGGGCGGTGGGACGGCTGAGGAAGAAGGCAGACGTACCTCCAACCAAACCCAACAG GTTCCGCACCACCCAGAGTAAATCCAAGAAGGAGACCAAGCTGGAGTTTTTTGGCTTTGAGGACAAGGGTGACCAGGAGGGGGAGGATGGTGCGGACCCCACGGCCGGCGGGAGCAGCTACAAGATAAAGTACTTTGGCTTTGACGACCTCAGCGAGAGCGACAGTGACGAAGAGGATGGCACCCGTGTCAAAGTGAAGAGGAAGGCCAAGAAGGCTGCAGCAGCGGCGGTAGCAGCCATGGCTGTTAGTGTGGATAGCCCTCAGCCCAGCGACTCTCAGGACAGCCAGAGCAGCAGCAATACAG ATATTCTGGAGTTTTCTGATGACTCTAATCTTGGTGGGTCTGAAGAGCAGAAGGGTCGTTCAGGAAAACAAGCGGACACATCCAAGGAAATTGGCAGGAAGATCTTCAGTGGACCAAAAAAG TCCCCTGCTAAAGCTGTGTACAATGCTCGCCACTGGAACCAGCCTGAGCCTGAGGAGATTCCTCTGCCACCCCTTGCCTGCGCGCACACTGCTCCG GCCAGCATATCGAGCGGAAGCAGCAAGGACACCAATTCTCACAAAGACGACGGTCTGTTCAAAGCGCCTCCTCCACCGCCCAAAGTCATCAAGTCTGTGACCATCCCCACTCAGCCTTACCAGGACATCGTCACGGCTCTCAAATGCAGGAAGGAACACAAGGAG CTGTACACGGTTGTGCATAATGTGAAGCACTTCAACGATGTGGTAGAGTTTGGTGAAAACCAGGAGTTCACTGATGACTTTGAGTACCTGGAGACAGGCCTAAAGAGTAGCCAGCCACTCAACACCCGATGCCTTAG TATAATCAGTTTAGCCGCAAGGTGTGCAATGCCCAGTTTCCGGATGCACCTACGGGCCAGAGGGAAGGTGGCTCAGGTCTTCAAGATGTTGAATGATGCCCCGCTGCATCCG AACCTGGCCCTGTGTACTGCCTCTCTGATGTACATCCTAAGCAGAGACAGGTTAAACATGGACCTGGACCGGGCCAGTCTGGAGCTGATGATCAGACTGTTGGAGCTGGAGCACGACCACTCGGGCCACCACCAGGACCAGCTCACTGCCAAGGAGATGACCAAAGTCAAGGAGAAGATCCGCAAGCTGTGTGAGACGGTTCACAACAAGCACCTGGACCTGGAGAACATCACG TCGTGTCACCTGGCCATGGAGACCCTGTTGTCTCTGACCTCGAAGAGGGCCGGGGACTGGTTCAAAGAAGAGCTGCGCTTACTGGGAGGCCTGGACCACATTGTAGATAAAG TGAAAGAATGTGTTCAGAACCTGAGCCAAGAGGATGACAAGGAGAAGCTGGTGTCATCGCTATGGGGGGCAGAGAGGTGTCTAAGAGTACTGGACAGT GTGACTGTGCAGAACCCAGAGAACCAGGGCTACCTGATCGCCTACAAGGACTCTCAGCTCATAGTGTCCTCTGCCAG AGGTTTGCGGTACTGTGAGGACATGATTCAGCGCTACAGCCGGGAGGTGAAGAGCTCTCTGTGTTCGTCAGGCACGGCGCTGCCCCACTGCAGCTTCAGCAACGTGGGCAAGGCCGTTGAGGACTGCATGAGGGCAGTCATAGGGGTGCTACTCAATCTCACCCACGACAATG AGTGGGGAAGCACTAAGACTGGAGAGCAGGACCGGCTCATCATCACAGCACTCAACTGTGTCCTACGGGTCCCACGCTACATACCTCAGGAACAACGCTTTGACATCAGAGTCCTG GGCTTGGGGCTGCTGATTAACCTGGTGGAGTACAGTGCCAGAAACCGCCACTGTCTGGTGGACATGGAGTTCACCAGTTCAACCAGCCCTGAATGCGtccagggagaggcagggggagaagaGACCCAGACCCCTGAATGCGtccagggagaggcagggggagaagaGACCCAGACCCCTGAATGCGtccagggagaggcagggggagaagaGACCCAGACCCCTGAAGGCGtccagggagaggcagggggagaagcGACTCAGGCCCCAGAAGGCAtccagggagaggcagggggagaagaGACTCAGACCCCTGAAGGCAtccagggagaggcagggggagaagaGACCCAGACCCCTGAAGGCAtccagggagaggcagggggagaagaGACTCAGACCCCTGAAGGCAtccagggagaggcagggggagaagaGACCCAGACCCCTGAAGGCAtccagggagaggcagggggagaagaGACCCAGACCCCTGAAGGCAtccagggagaggcagggggagaagaGACCCAGACCCCTGAAGGCAtccagggagaggcagggggagatgAGACCCAGACCCCTGACGGCAtccagggagaggcagggggagataAGACCCAGACCCCTGAAGGCAtccagggagaggcagggggagaagaGACCCAGACCCCTGAACAATTCCTAGCCTCCACAGATCCAGCTACAGCAGCCCTTACAGAGGGTGAGGCTGAGAAGAAGACCAAGGGCTCCTCTTCAAGTGCCCTGGCTGCTCTGGTGCAG TTCTTCCTGGAGCGGGAGCGAGCAGCCATATTGGCTGAGGCGCAGACTGATGACCTCATCAGCGAACCGCCCAAGCCCCAGGACCAGAGTGGGGAGTGGCAGGAGACGTCGGGCGAGATTCAGTGGGTCGCTGCAGAAACCAACGACAGCGAGAATGACAAGGAAAAGGACACAAAGAAAGACGAGGAAGACGAGGAGCTAGATCTCAACAAAG